In Musa acuminata AAA Group cultivar baxijiao chromosome BXJ2-3, Cavendish_Baxijiao_AAA, whole genome shotgun sequence, the following proteins share a genomic window:
- the LOC103973423 gene encoding putative invertase inhibitor, with amino-acid sequence MRPSSICILLAVTVLLHHHLLPGVEASVEKACRDAANSSPNVKYDFCVAALRSYPGSQSADKKGLAVIAASLTKKKATSVNAKVKSLLAKASDKKTKQCLESCESVYEDVLSDLDASIPAIKEGRLGDAKTYLSAGVDAPITCEEAFQEMKVPSPLTKEDSDLRKICILALAFTNMLG; translated from the coding sequence ATGAGGCCGTCCTCCATCTGTATCCTCCTAGCGGTGAcagtcctcctccaccaccacctcctccccggGGTGGAGGCATCGGTGGAGAAGGCGTGCAGGGATGCAGCGAATAGCAGCCCCAATGTCAAGTACGACTTCTGCGTGGCAGCGCTCCGCTCGTACCCGGGGAGCCAGTCGGCGGACAAGAAGGGGCTGGCGGTGATCGCGGCTAGCTTGACGAAGAAGAAAGCCACCAGCGTCAACGCTAAGGTCAAGAGTTTGCTAGCCAAGGCGAGTGATAAGAAGACGAAGCAGTGCTTAGAGTCTTGCGAGAGCGTCTACGAGGACGTGCTCTCCGACCTCGACGCGTCCATCCCGGCCATCAAGGAGGGTCGCCTGGGCGACGCCAAGACTTATCTCAGCGCTGGTGTGGACGCGCCCATCACCTGCGAGGAGGCTTTTCAGGAGATGAAGGTCCCCTCGCCCTTGACCAAGGAGGACTCCGACTTGAGGAAGATCTGCATTCTTGCTTTAGCCTTCACCAATATGCTGGGGTGA